In a single window of the Cucumis melo cultivar AY chromosome 11, USDA_Cmelo_AY_1.0, whole genome shotgun sequence genome:
- the LOC103499637 gene encoding chitinase 2-like, with product MEYIGATGIPVTFDNVPIFDDIDFHFILSFAIDADPSANPQNGKFSPYWEPSLTPESVAAIKAQHPNVKALASLSGWSLDNIVLRWRNPPDPNLWISNAFSTLQDLVNKYHLDGIDVDYENFPRHGSNFAFCIGELITLLKNQSVISVATIAPYYSTVLPYLELFHGYGKVIDFVNYQFYTDKVTTPEAYLKRFEIRAKEFGSAKLLPSYEVNGRGIQGDAFFEALSLLDENGFDVNGVMIFSADASLSNDFLFETKSQQFLLNSTPS from the coding sequence ATGGAGTACATCGGAGCGACAGGCATTCCGGTTACCTTTGACAACGTCCCAATCTTTGACGATATCGACTTCCATTTCATCCTCAGCTTCGCCATTGATGCAGATCCCTCTGCCAATCCTCAAAATGGGAAGTTCTCTCCATATTGGGAGCCCTCCCTAACCCCAGAGTCAGTTGCAGCCATTAAAGCCCAACACCCCAACGTCAAAGCCCTAGCCAGCCTCTCCGGTTGGAGCCTCGACAACATCGTCCTCCGGTGGCGCAACCCTCCAGACCCTAACCTTTGGATCTCCAATGCCTTCTCCACTCTCCAAGACCTTGTAAACAAATACCACCTCGATGGCATCGACGTCGACTACGAGAACTTCCCAAGACACGGCTCCAACTTTGCCTTTTGCATTGGTGAGCTCATAACACTATTGAAGAACCAAAGCGTGATATCGGTAGCCACAATTGCACCATATTACTCAACAGTTTTGCCGTACTTGGAGCTCTTCCATGGCTATGGGAAGGTGATTGATTTTGTGAACTACCAATTTTATACTGATAAGGTGACAACTCCGGAGGCATACTTGAAGAGATTTGAGATTCGAGCTAAGGAGTTTGGAAGTGCGAAGCTGTTACCGAGCTATGAGGTGAATGGAAGAGGAATTCAAGGGGATGCTTTTTTTGAAGCTTTGAGTTTGTTGGATGAAAATGGATTTGATGTTAATGGAGTCATGATCTTCTCTGCAGATGCTTCCTTGTCCAATGACTTCCTTTTTGAGACTAAATCTCAACAATTTTTACTTAACTCAACTCCCTCGTAA
- the LOC103499637 gene encoding chitinase 2-like isoform X1, with protein sequence MKMIRSPNHQLQYLLFIFATSLLCFNNFCDGKKVMMEYIGATGIPVTFDNVPIFDDIDFHFILSFAIDADPSANPQNGKFSPYWEPSLTPESVAAIKAQHPNVKALASLSGWSLDNIVLRWRNPPDPNLWISNAFSTLQDLVNKYHLDGIDVDYENFPRHGSNFAFCIGELITLLKNQSVISVATIAPYYSTVLPYLELFHGYGKVIDFVNYQFYTDKVTTPEAYLKRFEIRAKEFGSAKLLPSYEVNGRGIQGDAFFEALSLLDENGFDVNGVMIFSADASLSNDFLFETKSQQFLLNSTPS encoded by the exons ATGAAAATGATCAGATCACCAAATCATCAGCTTCAATATCTCCTCTTCATCTTTGCAACTTCACTTCTTTGCTTCAATAATTTCTGCG ATGGAAAAAAAGTGATGATGGAGTACATCGGAGCGACAGGCATTCCGGTTACCTTTGACAACGTCCCAATCTTTGACGATATCGACTTCCATTTCATCCTCAGCTTCGCCATTGATGCAGATCCCTCTGCCAATCCTCAAAATGGGAAGTTCTCTCCATATTGGGAGCCCTCCCTAACCCCAGAGTCAGTTGCAGCCATTAAAGCCCAACACCCCAACGTCAAAGCCCTAGCCAGCCTCTCCGGTTGGAGCCTCGACAACATCGTCCTCCGGTGGCGCAACCCTCCAGACCCTAACCTTTGGATCTCCAATGCCTTCTCCACTCTCCAAGACCTTGTAAACAAATACCACCTCGATGGCATCGACGTCGACTACGAGAACTTCCCAAGACACGGCTCCAACTTTGCCTTTTGCATTGGTGAGCTCATAACACTATTGAAGAACCAAAGCGTGATATCGGTAGCCACAATTGCACCATATTACTCAACAGTTTTGCCGTACTTGGAGCTCTTCCATGGCTATGGGAAGGTGATTGATTTTGTGAACTACCAATTTTATACTGATAAGGTGACAACTCCGGAGGCATACTTGAAGAGATTTGAGATTCGAGCTAAGGAGTTTGGAAGTGCGAAGCTGTTACCGAGCTATGAGGTGAATGGAAGAGGAATTCAAGGGGATGCTTTTTTTGAAGCTTTGAGTTTGTTGGATGAAAATGGATTTGATGTTAATGGAGTCATGATCTTCTCTGCAGATGCTTCCTTGTCCAATGACTTCCTTTTTGAGACTAAATCTCAACAATTTTTACTTAACTCAACTCCCTCGTAA
- the LOC103499636 gene encoding callose synthase 5, translating to MSTLESGPQGLMRWPSRSAATTMFSTEVFDNEVVPSSLASIAVILRAATEIEAERPRVAYLCRSYAFDKANRLDPSSRGRGVRQFKTALSQRLERENASSLASRVKKTDAREIEAFYQQYYKHYLIVLDQAEEADRAQVRKAYLTAGVLFEVLCAVNTNEEVEEVAPEIIAAARDVQEKTEIYAPYNILPLDSAGASQSIMQLEEVKAAVGALWNSRGLNWPSTFEQRRQKAGDLDLLDWLRAMFGFQRDNVRNQREHLILLLANSHIRLHPKPEPLNKLDERAIDAVMNKLFKNYKTWCKFLGRKHSLRLPQGQLEIQQRKILYMGLYLLIWGEAANVRFMPECLSYIFHNMAYELHGLLAGNVSIVTGEDIKPSYGGDDEAFLRKVITPLYMVIEREAKKSQNGKAPHSTWCNYDDLNEYFWSSDCFSLGWPMRDDGEFFKSTRDLEQGRKGPQRKSGSTGKSYFVETRTFWHTFRSFDRLWTFYVLALQAMVIAAWKGVSPLEIFQKDVLYSLSSIFITAAVLRLLQSILDLVLNFPGFHRWKFTDVLRNFLKVIVSLAWAIVLPLCYLHTFKIASEKFKDVLSYLNTLRSIPPLYIMAVVLYLLPNLLAAVLFIFPMLRRWIENSNWHIIRFLLWWSQPRIYVGRGMHESQFALIKYTIFWVSLLCCKFTFSYFVQIRPLVKPTKNIMSIHRVEYEWHAFFPKAKNNYGAVIVLWMPIILVYFMDTQIWYAIFSTIYGGFIGACDRLGEIRTLGMLRSRFQSLPGAFNTYLVPSDKSQKRGFSFSKRFAEITASKRSEAAKFAQLWNEVICSFREEDLISDREMDLLLVPYSSDPSLKIIQWPPFLLASKIPIALDMAAEFRSRDSDLWKRICADEYMKCAVIECYESFKNVLNVLVVGENEKRIIAAIIKEVEDNISKNTLLTNFKMSPLLILCKKFVELMEILKDGDPSKRDAVVLLLQDMLEVVTRDMMLNEDREMAELGHNKDSGRQLFAGTDARPAINFPPSVTAQWEEQIRRLYLLLTVKESVTEVPINLEARRRIAFFTNSLFMDMPRAPRVRKMLSFSVMTPYYSEETVYSKTDLEMENEDGVSIIYYLQKIFPDEWNNFMERLNCEKDSEIWENEENILHLRHWASLRGQTLSRTVRGMMYYRRALKLQAFLDMASESEILEGYKAITVPSEEDKRSQRSLYAQLEAMADMKFTYVATCQNYGNQKRSGNRRATDILNLMVNNPSLRVAYIDEVEEREGGKAQKVYYSVLVKAVDNLDQEIYRIKLPGSAKVGEGKPENQNHAIIFTRGEALQAIDMNQDNYLEEAFKMRNLLEEFNEEHGVRPPTILGVREHIFTGSVSSLAWFMSNQETSFVTIGQRVLARPLKVRFHYGHPDVFDRIFHITRGGISKASQGINLSEDIFAGFNSMLRRGNITHHEYIQVGKGRDVGLNQISLFEAKVACGNGEQILSRDIYRLGHRFDFFRMLSFYFTTVGFYVSTMMIIITVYVFLYGRLYLSLSGLEKSIMKYARSKGDYPLKAAMASQSVVQLGLLTALPMIMEIGLERGFRTAIGDLIIMQLQLASVFFTFSLGTKVHYYGRTILHGGAKYRATGRGFVVRHEKYAENYRMYSRSHFVKGLELMILLVVYQIYGTAASDAIAYIFVTFSMWFLVVSWLFAPFLFNPSGFEWQKIVDDWDDWSKWINSRGGIGVPANKSWESWWDEEQEHLQHTGLVGCFWEIILSIRFFLYQYGIVYHLHVAGNNKSIAVYGLSWLVIVAVMVILKIVSMGRKKFSADFQLLFRLLKLSLFIGSVVIVAMLFTLLHLTVGDIFASILAFTPTGWAILQIAQACRPIMKAMGMWGSVKALARGYEYVMGVVIFAPVAMLAWFPFVSEFQTRLLFNQAFSRGLQIQRILAGGKNK from the exons ATGTCGACACTAGAATCTGGTCCGCAAGGGCTGATGCGATGGCCATCTCGTAGCGCCGCTACCACAATGTTCTCAACAGAGGTATTTGACAATGAGGTGGTTCCATCGTCTCTTGCTTCCATTGCTGTCATTCTTCGTGCCGCTACAGAGATTGAAGCAGAACGCCCTCGTGTTGCCTATCTCT GTCGATCCTATGCGTTTGACAAGGCCAACAGGTTAGATCCCAGCTCCCGTGGACGTGGTGTTAGGCAATTTAAAACAGCACTTTCACAAAGATTAGAAAGG GAAAACGCATCGAGTCTTGCATCTCGAGTGAAAAAAACAGATGCTAGGGAAATCGAGGCCTTCTACCAGCAATATTATAAGCATTATCTCATTGTTCTTGATCAAGCAGAGGAAGCTGACAG AGCCCAGGTCCGTAAAGCTTACCTGACAGCCGGTGTGCTTTTCGAAGTGCTTTGTGCCGTTAATACGAACGAGGAAGTTGAAGAAGTTGCTCCCGAG ATTATCGCTGCAGCTAGGGATGTCCAAGAAAAGACTGAAATTTATGCACCCTATAACATTCTACCTCTTGATTCTGCTGGCGCTTCCCAGTCTATAATGCAGCTCGAAGAG GTTAAGGCTGCTGTGGGTGCCTTGTGGAATAGTCGTGGCCTGAACTGGCCAAGTACGTTTGAGCAGCGCAGGCAGAAAGCAGGTGATCTGGACCTACTGGATTGGTTAAGAGCAATGTTTGGATTTCAG AGAGATAACGTTAGAAATCAGCGGGAACATTTGATCCTTCTACTTGCTAATTCTCATATAAGGCTTCACCCCAAGCCTGAACCTCTCAACAAG CTTGATGAACGAGCAATTGATGCAGTAATGAACAAACTGTTCAAGAATTACAAAACATGGTGCAAGTTTTTGGGACGGAAACATAGTCTAAG GCTCCCTCAAGGTCAGCTGGAAATTCAACAAAGGAAGATACTCTACATGGGTCTGTATCTTCTCATATGGGGTGAAGCAGCAAATGTTCGCTTCATGCCAGAATGTTTGAGTTATATATTTCATAAT ATGGCATATGAACTTCATGGTCTGTTGGCTGGAAACGTGAGCATTGTTACTGGTGAAGATATTAAGCCTTCCTATGGTGGGGATGACGAGGCTTTCTTGCGAAAGGTTATCACTCCCCTTTATATGGTTATTGAAAGG GAGGCCAAAAAGAGCCAAAATGGAAAAGCTCCACACTCAACCTGGTGCAACTATGATGATCTAAATGAGTACTTCTG GTCATCTGATTGCTTTTCTCTTGGTTGGCCCATGCGGGACGATGGTGAATTTTTCAAATCAACACGTGACTTagaacag GGACGAAAGGGACCACAAAGAAAATCTGGAAGTACAGGAAAATCTTATTTTGTTGAGACCAGGACATTTTGGCACACATTCCGAAGTTTTGATCGTTTATGGACCTTTTATGTACTAGCTCTTCAG GCAATGGTCATTGCTGCATGGAAAGGAGTTTCACCACTGGAGATTTTCCAAAAGGATGTCTTGTACTCCTTATCAAGCATTTTCATCACTGCTGCTGTGCTTCGTCTTCTTCAAA GTATCTTGGACTTAGTTTTAAACTTCCCGGGATTTCACCGCTGGAAGTTCACTGATGTGCTAAGGAACTTTCTGAAGGTTATTGTCAGTCTTGCCTGGGCTATTGTTCTTCCCCTATGCTATCTTCACACTTTCAAGATAGCTTCTGAGAAATTCAAAGACGTGCTGTCGTATCTTAACACATTGAGGAGCATTCCTCCTCTATATATAATGGCGGTTGTTCTATATCTGCTACCAAATCTGCTTGCAGCAGTTCTATTCATATTTCCAATGCTTCGACGTTGGATTGAAAACTCAAATTGGCACATTATTAGATTCCTACTTTGGTGGTCTCAG CCAAGAATCTATGTCGGAAGAGGAATGCATGAAAGTCAATTTGCACTTATCAA GTATACCATCTTTTGGGTGTCACTTTTGTGCTGCAAATTCACCTTTAGCTACTTTGTTCAG ATAAGGCCATTGGTGAAGCCAACAAAAAATATAATGAGTATCCATCGAGTTGAATATGAATGGCATGCATTTTTTCCTAAAG CCAAGAACAACTATGGGGCCGTTATAGTACTCTGGATGCCAATTATTTTG GTATATTTCATGGATACTCAAATTTGGTATGCGATATTTTCAACCATATATGGTGGTTTCATTGGAGCTTGTGATCGATTAGGAGAG ATACGAACTCTAGGTATGCTTAGGTCTAGGTTTCAGTCCTTACCGGGTGCATTCAACACATACTTGGTGCCATCAGATAAGTCTCAGAAGAGGGGATTCTCTTTCTCAAAGCGTTTTGCTGAG ATTACAGCCAGCAAGAGAAGTGAAGCTGCCAAGTTTGCACAGTTGTGGAATGAAGTGATATGTAGTTTTCGGGAGGAGGATTTAATAAGTG ACAGGGAGATGGATCTCTTGCTAGTTCCTTATTCATCAGATCCCAGCTTAAAAATAATCCAATGGCCTCCCTTTTTACTAGCAAGCAAG ATTCCAATAGCATTGGATATGGCTGCTGAATTTCGATCCAGAGATTCTGACCTCTGGAAGCGCATTTGTGCAGATGAGTACATGAAATGTGCAGTGATAGAGTGTTACGAGTCTTTCAAAAATGTCCTCAATGTTTTGGTGGTTGGAGAAAATGAGAAAAG GATTATTGCGGCCATTATTAAAGAAGTTGAAGATAATATTTCAAAGAACACACTTCTAACAAACTTCAAAATGAGTCCCTTGCTCATTTTGTGCAAGAAATTTGTGGAACTCATGGAGATCTTG AAAGATGGAGACCCATCCAAGCGAGATGCAGTGGTGCTTTTGCTGCAAGATATGCTAGAAGTTGTCACTAGAGATATGATGCTGAATGAAGACCG TGAAATGGCAGAACTGGGTCATAACAAAGACTCTGGAAGGCAACTCTTTGCTGGTACTGACGCTAGACCTGCCATAAACTTTCCTCCTTCAGTTACAGCTCAATGGGAAGAGCAG ATTAGACGCCTCTATCTACTATTGACTGTGAAAGAATCTGTCACTGAGGTTCCCATAAATCTTGAAGCACGAAGAAGAATTGcatttttcacaaattctttatttatgGATATGCCACGTGCTCCACGAGTCCGTAAGATGTTATCATTCAG CGTTATGACTCCATACTATAGTGAAGAGACTGTGTATTCTAAAACTGATCTTGAGATGGAAAATGAGGATGGTGTCTCCATCATATATTACTTGCAGAAGATCTTTCCAG ATGAATGGAACAACTTCATGGAGCGACTCAATTGTGAAAAAGATAGTGAGATTTGGGAAAATGAAGAAAACATATTACACCTCCGTCATTGGGCGTCCTTGCGAGGACAAACTCTATCAAGAACAG TTAGAGGTATGATGTATTATCGAAGGGCACTAAAGCTTCAGGCATTTCTTGACATGGCTTCTGAAAGTG AGATACTTGAAGGCTACAAAGCGATCACAGTTCCATCAGAAGAGGATAAAAGAAGCCAGAGATCCTTATATGCCCAATTAGAGGCCATGGCAGACATGAAATTCACATATGTTGCTACTTGCCAGAATTATGGAAATCAGAAACGAAGTGGGAATCGTCGAGCTACAGATATCCTGAATCTAATGGTTAA CAATCCATCTCTTCGAGTGGCATATATTGATGAAgttgaagagagagaaggtgGAAAAGCGCAAAAAGTATACTATTCTGTATTGGTCAAAGCTGTCGATAATCTTGACCAA GAAATCTATCGGATTAAGCTACCTGGTTCAGCGAAGGTTGGAGAAGGGAAACCTGAAAATCAAAACCATGCTATAATTTTTACCAGAGGTGAAGCACTTCAAGCCATTGACATGAATCAG GATAATTACTTGGAAGAAGCATTCAAAATGCGAAACCTTTTAGAAGAGTTCAATGAGGAACATGGTGTTCGTCCACCTACAATTTTGGGTGTGCGCGAACATATCTTTACTGGAAG TGTTTCTTCTCTAGCTTGGTTTATGTCAAATCAAGAAACTAGCTTTGTTACTATTGGTCAGAGGGTTCTTGCAAGGCCTCTAAA GGTAAGGTTCCACTATGGTCATCCAGATGTTTTTGATCGAATATTCCATATTACTCGCGGGGGCATTAGCAAAGCTTCTCAAGGCATCAACCTCAGCGAGGATATCTTTGCTG GCTTCAACTCAATGTTGAGACGAGGAAATATAACCCACCATGAGTATATTCAAGTTGGTAAAGGGAGAGATGTCGGTCTTAATCAAATCTCTCTTTTTGAGGCAAAAGTAGCTTGTGGTAATGGAGAACAAATTCTTAGCAGAGACATTTATCGTTTGGGTCATCGTTTTGACTTTTTTCGCATGTTGTCTTTCTACTTCACAACAGTTGGATTTTATGTTAGCACAATG ATGATTATCATTACAGTATATGTTTTCTTATATGGTAGACTTTATCTGTCATTGAGTGGATTGGAGAAGTCCATAATGAAATATGCTAGGTCAAAAGGAGATTACCCTTTAAAGGCGGCCATGGCATCTCAATCGGTTGTTCAGTTAGGTCTTTTAACTGCCTTGCCAATGATCATGGAAATTGGACTTGAGAGAGGGTTCAGAACTGCAATCGGAGACTTGATAATCATGCAATTACAACTAGCATCCGTTTTCTTCACCTTCTCTCTTGGCACAAAGGTGCATTATTATGGGCGCACAATCCTTCATGGTGGGGCAAAGTATAGAGCTACTGGTCGTGGTTTTGTTGTGCGGCATGAGAAATATGCTGAGAACTATAGGATGTATTCAAGGAGTCACTTTGTCAAAGGACTAGAGCTTATGATATTGCTTGTAGTTTACCAGATATATGGGACAGCTGCTAGTGATGCTATAGCTTATATTTTTGTCACATTCTCAATGTGGTTCCTGGTTGTTTCCTGGTTGTTTGCCCCTTTCCTTTTCAACCCTTCTGGTTTTGAATGGCAAAAGATAGTCGATGATTGGGATGATTGGTCAAAATGGATCAACAGCAGAGGTGGTATTGGTGTGCCGGCAAACAAAAGTTGGGAGTCTTGGTGGGATGAGGAACAAGAGCACCTTCAGCACACTGGATTAGTTGGATGCTTCTGGGAAATCATACTATCTATCAGATTCTTTCTCTATCAGTATGGAATAGTGTATCATCTACACGTGGCTGGAAATAATAAAAGCATCGCG GTGTATGGGTTATCTTGGCTCGTCATTGTTGCCGTGATGGTTATATTGAAG ATTGTGTCCATGGGTAGAAAGAAATTCAGTGCAGACTTCCAGCTGTTGTTTAGGCTTCTGAAGCTGTCCTTGTTTATTGGTTCAGTGGTGATCGTAGCGATGCTGTTTACGCTTCTCCATCTCACAGTGGGCGACATTTTTGCGAGCATTCTAGCCTTCACGCCCACTGGCTGGGCTATTTTACAA ATAGCACAAGCCTGTAGACCTATTATGAAAGCAATGGGGATGTGGGGATCAGTGAAAGCTCTAGCTAGAGGGTACGAGTACGTGATGGGCGTTGTAATTTTTGCACCCGTTGCCATGCTTGCTTGGTTCCCGTTCGTGTCGGAGTTCCAAACCAGGCTTCTTTTCAACCAAGCATTCAGTAGAGGTCTCCAAATCCAAAGGATTCTAGCTGGTGGGAAGAACAAGTGA
- the LOC103499640 gene encoding pentatricopeptide repeat-containing protein At3g26782, mitochondrial-like, whose protein sequence is MSLSHSTSRFSFLLRSCAHSYAIAQAKQTHAQILIHGFLPHLTLITDLLLVYCKCGFLHDARNVFDKMTHRNMHSWNILIASYVHNSLYFDALNVFNEFRDHGFLPDHYTLPQMFKASVGTGDVYLGKRLHCWTIKLGFVGYVVVDSTVLDFYAKYGIVGDARKVFDDMIFKDTVSWNSMISGYGRAGVYRDALDCFKRMLLEGANMDFMTIPSVLNACGGEGDLRKGKEIHCLVLKSPVFAADVAVGNSLIDMYSKCGSLLNSEKVFWNMSRLNIVTWTTMISCYGAHGKGEKSLVLFNKMKDCGIQPNSVTLTAILASCSHAGYINEGWRIFQSIVSDDKVEPTVEHYACVVDLLSRFGFLKEAFLLIRNMKVKAAASIWGALLSGCMIHRNLEFGEIAANQLFKLEPTNPSNFIALISIYESLGMLHGVSVTREKMRGLGLTKVPGCSCITIDGVVHKFYGGGNSHPLALRIFETLNSVRQAAVSCETT, encoded by the coding sequence ATGTCTCTTAGTCATAGCACTTCTCGCTTCTCTTTCCTTCTCAGAAGCTGTGCTCATTCTTATGCAATTGCCCAAGCAAAGCAAACCCACGCTCAAATCCTCATCCATGGCTTCCTTCCACATTTAACTCTTATAACTGATCTTCTTTTGGTGTATTGCAAATGTGGGTTTCTTCACGACGCCCGCAACGTGTTTGACAAAATGACTCACAGAAACATGCACTCTTGGAATATCTTGATTGCTTCTTATGTTCATAATTCCTTGTACTTTGATGCATTAAATGTGTTTAATGAGTTTAGAGACCATGGTTTTCTGCCTGACCACTATACTTTGCCTCAGATGTTTAAGGCTAGTGTTGGTACTGGGGATGTTTATTTGGGGAAGAGACTTCATTGTTGGACAATTAAACTGGGTTTTGTAGGTTATGTTGTTGTAGACAGTACGGTTTTAGACTTTTACGCTAAATATGGGATTGTGGGTGATGCTAGGAAGGTGTTTGATGATATGATCTTCAAAGATACAGTTTCTTGGAACTCAATGATTTCTGGGTATGGGAGGGCTGGGGTTTATAGGGATGCGCTGGATTGTTTTAAGCGCATGCTCTTGGAAGGAGCGAATATGGATTTTATGACAATTCCTAGCGTTTTGAATGCTTGTGGAGGGGAAGGAGATttgagaaaaggaaaagagattCATTGCTTAGTTTTGAAGAGTCCGGTATTTGCTGCTGATGTTGCAGTTGGGAACTCATTGATTGATATGTATTCAAAGTGTGGAAGCCTGCTGAATTCTGAAAAGGTCTTTTGGAATATGAGTAGGTTGAACATTGTTACATGGACCACAATGATTTCTTGTTATGGGGCTCATGGGAAAGGAGAGAAATCCTTGGTCTTGTTTAACAAAATGAAGGATTGTGGAATCCAACCCAATTCTGTAACACTGACAGCCATTTTGGCTAGCTGCAGTCATGCAGGTTATATCAACGAAGGTTGGAGAATTTTCCAGTCTATTGTTTCAGATGATAAGGTTGAACCGACGGTAGAACATTATGCTTGTGTTGTTGATCTTCTGAGTCGCTTTGGCTTTCTGAAGGAAGCGTTTCTGTTGATTAGAAATATGAAGGTCAAAGCTGCTGCAAGCATTTGGGGTGCTCTGCTTTCTGGTTGTATGATCCACAGGAACCTTGAGTTTGGAGAAATTGCAGCCAACCAGCTTTTCAAGTTGGAACCTACAAATCCAAGCAATTTTATAGCCTTGATTAGTATATATGAATCTCTTGGTATGTTGCATGGTGTTTCGGTGACTAGAGAGAAGATGAGAGGCCTAGGTTTGACGAAAGTCCCTGGTTGCAGCTGCATAACCATTGATGGAGTTGTACATAAATTCTACGGAGGGGGGAATTCCCATCCTTTGGCTTTGAGAATATTTGAAACATTAAATTCAGTAAGACAAGCAGCTGTAAGCTGTGAAACAACTTAG
- the LOC103499641 gene encoding protein trichome berefringence-like 7, whose translation MMIETISNLNKSTSFNKSASFNRRALSSGSPRVSRVGWISRWYHVFVVIGFLVSSLVVISAGYIHLLPGLSLSSHNNGVLKSSYLNETSNGSCNVYEGSWILDDSYPLYNATECPFAEKGFDCLGNGRVDQSYLKWRWKPTDCEIPKLDVQNVLEMLRSKRIVFVGDSMSRSQWESLICLLMSGVEDKRTVYEINGNKITKRIKYLGVRFSSFNFTVEFYRSVFLVQEGQMPRHSPKRVKSALKLDELDTISSQWIDSDVLVFNTGHWWVPGKLFETGCYFQVGHSLKLGMSIPTAFGVALRSWASWIEENINTNRTHVFFRTFEPSHWKDHTFKYCSLTRQPVTDAGDRVRSIFSDTILEVAKNMKVPVNILHITSMSAFRSDAHVGKWSDNPSVQDCSHWCLPGVPDVWNEILLSYLVTEYDASFK comes from the exons atgatgattgagacgatTAGTAATTTGAATAAAAGCACATCTTTCAATAAAAGTGCTTCGTTTAATAGAAGGGCTTTAAGTTCTGGGAGCCCGAGGGTGAGTCGGGTGGGCTGGATCTCCCGTTGGTATCATGTGTTTGTGGTCATTGGATTTCTGGTTTCATCTCTTGTAGTGATTAGTGCTGGTTATATTCATCTACTACCTGGTCTTTCTTTGTCTTCTCATAATAATGGTGTTTTGAAATCAAGTTATTTGAATGAAACCTCGAATGGAAGCTGCAATGTGTATGAAGGAAGCTGGATTCTGGATGATAGTTATCCGCTTTACAATGCTACAGAATGCCCTTTTGCTGAAAAGGGATTTGATTGCTTGGGTAATGGTAGGGTGGATCAGAGCTATCTGAAGTGGAGGTGGAAACCGACAGATTGTGAAATACCGAAACTTGATGTGCAGAATGTCTTGGAAATGCTGCGGAGTAAAAGGATCGTTTTTGTTGGAGATTCGATGAGCAGATCACAGTGGGAGTCCTTGATATGCTTACTTATGAGTGGGGTTGAGGATAAAAGGACTGTTTATGAGATTAATGGGAATAAGATCACAAAGCGGATTAAATACTTAGGTGTTCGGTTTAGTTCTTTCAACTTCACTGTTGAGTTCTATCGCTCGGTTTTCCTTGTGCAAGAAGGTCAGATGCCAAGACACTCACCTAAGAGAGTGAAGTCTGCCCTTAAACTGGATGAGCTGGATACTATTAGCAGCCAGTGGATTGATTCAGATGTTCTAGTATTCAACACTGGACACTGGTGGGTCCCTGGGAAGTTGTTTGAAAC TGGTTGCTATTTTCAGGTTGGACATTCGCTGAAGCTTGGAATGTCAATTCCCACAGCTTTTGGAGTAGCACTTCGCAGTTGGGCATCTTGGATTGAGGAAAATATCAACACAAACAGAACCCATGTTTTCTTTCGTACTTTTGAGCCGTCACATTGGAa GGACCACACCTTCAAATACTGCAGTCTTACCCGTCAACCAGTGACCGATGCTGGAGACAGGGTCAGAAGCATTTTTTCCGACACCATATTAGAGGTGGCAAAGAATATGAAAGTTCCAGTTAACATTTTGCACATAACTTCCATGTCTGCTTTCCGAAGCGATGCCCATGTTGGTAAATGGAGTGACAACCCATCCGTCCAGGACTGCAGTCATTGGTGCCTACCCGGAGTGCCTGATGTGTGGAATGAAATTTTGCTCTCTTACCTGGTTACTGAATATGATGCTTCATTCAAATGA